One genomic segment of Devosia sp. includes these proteins:
- a CDS encoding CinA family protein, producing MASKVKSQPVGKQIIDILSERKQTIVTAESCTGGLIAASLSDVPGASAALYGGYVTYANAAKSKMIRVQSRLIRDYGAVSNQVARAMADGARNTANVDIAVSATGIAGPDGGSDKKPVGLVYVAVSSDLATVVIEHRFGDIGRDAIRQATVQAALDLVLQVLTSDPPN from the coding sequence ATGGCAAGCAAGGTGAAATCCCAACCTGTCGGCAAGCAGATCATCGATATCCTGTCGGAGCGGAAACAGACCATCGTGACCGCCGAGAGTTGTACCGGTGGCCTGATCGCCGCGTCCTTGTCGGATGTTCCGGGGGCGTCCGCCGCCCTCTATGGCGGCTATGTGACCTATGCCAATGCGGCCAAGTCGAAGATGATCCGCGTGCAATCGCGCCTGATCCGCGACTATGGAGCCGTCAGCAACCAGGTGGCCCGCGCCATGGCCGATGGTGCCCGCAACACAGCCAATGTCGACATCGCGGTTTCAGCCACCGGCATTGCCGGCCCGGATGGCGGCAGTGACAAGAAACCGGTCGGACTGGTCTATGTTGCCGTGTCCTCGGACTTGGCAACCGTGGTCATCGAGCACCGCTTTGGCGACATCGGCCGCGACGCCATTCGCCAGGCCACGGTACAGGCGGCGCTCGACCTCGTCCTTCAGGTGCTTACGAGCGATCCACCGAACTGA
- a CDS encoding bifunctional 2-C-methyl-D-erythritol 4-phosphate cytidylyltransferase/2-C-methyl-D-erythritol 2,4-cyclodiphosphate synthase — MRARSVAVILVAAGKGVRAAQAAQSRPKQYRDLAGRPVIAHTLDAILAIEAIGQVIPVIHRDHADLWSGLGIGGPRISEPVHGGASRQESVLEGLKALAPLRPDRVLIHDAARPFPPPELFAAILAGLDAHDGAIPALPVTDTIKRSLDGEMITSTEDRRQLFAAQTPQGFRFGQIFSAHMRAATVRREFTDDAEIAEWAGLGVAIVPGSRDNIKITHPDDFARAENILGARSAMETRIGTGYDVHPFDTGDAVWLCGVRIPHTARLKGHSDADVALHALTDAILGAIGEGDIGVHFPPSDPQWKGAASTIFLKHAGELVRRRNGRIVNLDVTIVAEAPRIATHAPAMCAAIADTLGIAANRVAVKATTNEKLGFIGREEGIVAMASASIELPRED; from the coding sequence ATGCGTGCCAGATCCGTCGCCGTCATCCTCGTCGCAGCCGGCAAGGGTGTGCGCGCGGCCCAGGCAGCGCAGAGCCGCCCCAAACAATATCGTGACCTGGCGGGCCGGCCCGTCATCGCCCACACGCTGGACGCGATCCTGGCGATCGAGGCAATTGGCCAGGTTATCCCGGTCATACACCGTGATCATGCCGATCTCTGGAGCGGCCTGGGCATTGGCGGCCCACGGATATCAGAACCGGTACACGGCGGGGCAAGCCGGCAGGAATCCGTTCTTGAGGGACTGAAAGCACTGGCGCCACTGCGGCCGGACCGCGTTCTGATTCACGACGCCGCCCGCCCCTTCCCTCCGCCGGAGCTTTTCGCGGCTATTCTGGCCGGGCTGGATGCCCACGATGGCGCAATCCCCGCCCTGCCCGTCACGGACACCATAAAGCGGTCTCTGGATGGCGAAATGATCACATCCACCGAAGACCGGCGACAGCTCTTCGCTGCCCAAACCCCACAGGGCTTCCGCTTCGGCCAGATTTTCTCAGCCCATATGCGGGCGGCGACGGTCCGGCGGGAGTTCACCGATGATGCCGAGATCGCCGAATGGGCCGGCCTTGGCGTTGCCATCGTTCCGGGAAGCCGGGACAATATCAAGATCACCCACCCCGACGACTTTGCGCGGGCCGAGAACATTCTGGGGGCACGCAGCGCCATGGAAACGCGGATTGGTACCGGCTACGACGTGCACCCCTTCGACACGGGCGATGCCGTCTGGCTCTGCGGCGTGCGCATTCCCCATACAGCCCGCCTCAAGGGCCATTCGGATGCCGACGTGGCGCTCCACGCCCTCACCGACGCCATTCTCGGCGCCATCGGCGAAGGTGACATCGGTGTCCACTTTCCGCCCAGCGACCCCCAGTGGAAGGGGGCGGCCTCCACGATCTTCCTCAAGCATGCAGGCGAACTGGTGCGCCGGAGAAACGGCCGCATCGTCAATCTCGACGTGACAATCGTCGCGGAAGCTCCGAGGATTGCTACACACGCGCCAGCCATGTGCGCCGCGATTGCTGATACCCTCGGCATTGCGGCAAACCGGGTGGCGGTGAAAGCGACGACCAATGAAAAGCTCGGGTTCATCGGGCGGGAGGAAGGGATCGTGGCCATGGCCAGCGCAAGCATTGAACTACCGCGGGAGGACTGA
- the lpdA gene encoding dihydrolipoyl dehydrogenase: MADQYDLLVIGAGPGGYIAAIRGAQLGMKVAIVEREHMAGICSNWGCIPTKALLRSAEIYGHMGHAKDYGLTAEKFGFDLDGIVKRSRAIAAQMNNGAQFLMKKNKIDIIWGEAVITKPGEIKVAPTKKKIVEPQGPIPKNALGEGTYKAKNIIIATGARPRVLPGIEPDGDKIWTYFEALKPAEMPKSLVVMGSGAIGIEFASFYRSLGAEVTVIELLPQILPVEDAEISALARKRLEKRGIKFLTEAKVAKVEKTKDGVVAHVETKDGKTQQIAGDKLISAVGVQCNIEGLGLETVGVKTERGAIVIDGYGKTNIDGIWAIGDVAGPPMLAHKAEHEAVITVEKIAGLKVHGLDKSKVPGCTYCEPQVASVGLTEAKAKETGREIKVGRFPFIGNGKAIALGEPDGLVKTIFDAKTGELLGAHMVGSEVTELIQGFVVAMNLETTEEELIHTIFPHPTLSETMKESVLDAYGRALNI, translated from the coding sequence ATGGCTGACCAATACGATCTTCTTGTCATCGGCGCCGGTCCCGGCGGGTACATCGCCGCCATCCGTGGTGCACAACTGGGCATGAAGGTGGCCATTGTCGAGCGCGAGCACATGGCCGGCATCTGCTCCAACTGGGGCTGTATCCCGACCAAGGCCCTGCTGCGCTCGGCTGAAATCTACGGCCATATGGGTCATGCCAAGGATTACGGGCTCACCGCCGAGAAATTCGGCTTCGACCTCGACGGCATCGTCAAGCGGTCGCGGGCCATTGCGGCGCAGATGAACAATGGCGCGCAGTTCCTGATGAAGAAGAACAAGATCGACATCATCTGGGGCGAGGCGGTCATCACCAAGCCGGGCGAGATCAAGGTCGCCCCCACCAAGAAGAAGATCGTCGAGCCGCAGGGGCCCATTCCCAAGAACGCACTCGGCGAGGGCACCTATAAAGCCAAGAACATCATCATCGCCACCGGCGCCCGCCCGCGCGTTCTGCCGGGCATCGAGCCGGACGGCGACAAGATCTGGACCTATTTCGAGGCGCTCAAGCCTGCCGAAATGCCGAAGTCGCTCGTGGTCATGGGATCGGGCGCCATCGGCATCGAGTTTGCCTCGTTCTATCGCTCGCTCGGCGCCGAAGTGACCGTCATCGAATTGCTGCCGCAGATCCTGCCGGTGGAGGATGCCGAAATTTCCGCTCTCGCCCGCAAGCGGCTTGAAAAGCGCGGCATCAAGTTCCTCACCGAAGCCAAGGTCGCCAAGGTCGAGAAGACCAAGGATGGCGTCGTCGCCCATGTCGAGACCAAGGACGGCAAGACCCAGCAGATCGCGGGCGACAAGCTGATTTCGGCGGTTGGCGTGCAGTGCAATATCGAAGGCCTCGGCCTCGAAACCGTCGGTGTGAAGACCGAACGCGGCGCTATTGTCATCGATGGCTATGGCAAGACCAATATCGATGGCATCTGGGCCATCGGCGACGTTGCCGGCCCCCCGATGCTGGCCCACAAGGCCGAGCACGAAGCCGTCATCACGGTCGAAAAGATCGCCGGCCTCAAGGTTCATGGGCTCGATAAGTCGAAAGTGCCGGGCTGCACCTATTGCGAACCGCAGGTCGCCTCCGTGGGCCTCACCGAAGCCAAGGCCAAGGAAACCGGGCGTGAAATCAAGGTCGGCCGCTTTCCGTTCATCGGCAACGGCAAGGCGATCGCTCTCGGCGAGCCGGATGGCCTGGTGAAGACCATTTTCGACGCCAAGACGGGCGAACTGCTGGGCGCGCACATGGTGGGCTCCGAAGTCACCGAACTGATCCAGGGTTTTGTGGTGGCCATGAACCTCGAAACCACCGAGGAAGAGCTCATCCACACCATCTTCCCACACCCGACGCTGTCGGAGACGATGAAGGAAAGCGTGCTCGACGCCTATGGGCGTGCATTGAATATATAG
- a CDS encoding putative quinol monooxygenase — MAGNVRLSGRLICVSEAEAGLVRRYLPEHIALTRAETGCLSFEVSPTDDPLIWRVEEVFVDQAAFEAHQARTGASEWARQTKAIRRDYAVSSVDRS; from the coding sequence ATGGCCGGCAATGTCCGCCTCTCTGGCCGGTTGATCTGTGTTTCGGAAGCCGAGGCCGGACTGGTCAGGCGATATCTGCCCGAGCATATTGCGCTGACGCGCGCCGAGACCGGGTGCCTTTCCTTCGAGGTGAGCCCGACCGATGACCCCCTGATCTGGCGGGTCGAGGAGGTCTTCGTCGACCAGGCCGCCTTCGAGGCACACCAGGCGAGGACCGGTGCATCCGAATGGGCCCGGCAGACAAAGGCCATCCGGCGGGACTATGCGGTCAGTTCGGTGGATCGCTCGTAA
- a CDS encoding pyruvate dehydrogenase complex dihydrolipoamide acetyltransferase — protein MPIDITMPALSPTMEEGKLAKWHVKEGDSVSSGDVIAEIETDKATMEVEAVDEGKIGKILVAEGTDNVKVNAVIAVLLQDGEDASAIGAGGGKAADAPKAEAPKAEAPKAEASKEAAPAAAPAANNANSGSSAPAAKAAAAPAKAEGGRVFASPLAKRLAKEAGIDVAAISGTGPKGRVVKSDVEAAKSGKAPLKAAASAAAPAGATLSAGLSKNQVMAMFEEGTYEAVPNDGMRKVVAARLTESKQTVPHFYLTLDCKIDALMAAREQINSTAPKGKDGKPGFKLSVNDFVMKAWAVALQRVPAANATWAGDSILYHKRSDVAVAVSVPGGLFTPVVKSCDTKTLREISDEVKDLATRAKSKKLAPHEYQGGSSSVSNLGMFGIKHFAAVINPPHGTILAVGAGEERVYPENGQIKIGQFMTATLSCDHRAVDGALGAEVLGVFKSLIENPVMMLA, from the coding sequence ATGCCAATCGATATCACCATGCCGGCGCTCTCTCCGACGATGGAAGAGGGCAAGCTCGCCAAGTGGCACGTCAAGGAAGGTGACAGCGTCTCCTCGGGTGACGTGATAGCCGAAATCGAAACCGACAAGGCCACGATGGAAGTCGAGGCCGTCGACGAAGGCAAGATCGGCAAGATCCTCGTTGCCGAAGGCACAGACAATGTGAAGGTCAATGCCGTCATCGCCGTGCTGTTGCAGGACGGCGAGGATGCCAGCGCCATCGGGGCAGGGGGCGGCAAGGCTGCCGATGCGCCGAAGGCCGAGGCGCCCAAGGCAGAGGCTCCGAAAGCCGAGGCGTCGAAAGAGGCCGCGCCTGCGGCCGCTCCGGCAGCGAACAATGCCAATTCTGGTTCAAGCGCTCCCGCTGCCAAGGCGGCTGCTGCGCCTGCAAAGGCAGAGGGTGGCCGCGTTTTCGCTTCGCCGCTGGCCAAGCGTCTCGCCAAGGAGGCCGGGATCGACGTGGCCGCCATTTCCGGCACCGGGCCCAAGGGCCGCGTGGTGAAATCGGACGTGGAAGCTGCCAAATCCGGCAAGGCGCCGCTCAAGGCGGCTGCGTCGGCCGCTGCACCGGCTGGTGCAACCCTGTCGGCGGGCCTCAGCAAGAACCAGGTCATGGCCATGTTCGAGGAGGGCACCTATGAGGCCGTTCCGAACGATGGCATGCGCAAGGTCGTGGCGGCACGTCTCACCGAAAGCAAACAGACCGTTCCGCATTTCTACCTGACGCTCGACTGCAAGATCGACGCCCTGATGGCGGCGCGCGAACAGATCAATTCCACCGCGCCCAAGGGCAAGGACGGCAAGCCGGGCTTCAAGCTGTCGGTCAATGATTTCGTGATGAAGGCCTGGGCGGTCGCGCTGCAGCGTGTGCCGGCGGCCAATGCGACCTGGGCCGGGGATTCCATCCTCTATCACAAGCGCTCGGACGTCGCGGTTGCCGTGTCCGTGCCCGGCGGCCTGTTCACCCCGGTGGTAAAGTCGTGTGATACCAAGACCCTGCGCGAAATCTCTGACGAAGTGAAGGACCTGGCGACCCGTGCCAAGTCCAAGAAGCTCGCTCCGCATGAATATCAGGGTGGCTCGTCCTCGGTGTCCAATCTGGGCATGTTCGGCATCAAGCACTTTGCCGCCGTGATCAATCCGCCGCATGGCACCATCCTGGCTGTCGGCGCCGGCGAAGAACGCGTTTATCCGGAGAACGGCCAGATCAAGATCGGCCAGTTCATGACCGCCACGCTCTCCTGCGACCACCGCGCCGTCGATGGCGCCCTGGGTGCGGAAGTGCTGGGCGTCTTCAAGAGCCTGATCGAAAACCCGGTGATGATGCTGGCGTGA
- the pdhA gene encoding pyruvate dehydrogenase (acetyl-transferring) E1 component subunit alpha, giving the protein MARKATATKAKTQPNVPQFTQEQDLEAFREMLLIRRFEEKAGQLYGMGLIGGFCHLYIGQEAVVTGITMASEKGKDAQITGYRDHGHMLVMGLDPKGVMAELTGRQGGLSKGKGGSMHMFSNEHRFYGGNGIVGAQASLGTGLAFASKYTGDGSVSITYFGDGAANQGQVYESFNMAKLWNLPVVYIIENNKYAMGTSIERAAATTDMSQRGLSFNIPGEQVDGMDVRMVYDAAKRAIEHARSGKGPYILEMLTYRYRGHSMSDPAKYRSKDEVTKYRQERDAIEQVRARLLEGGKVDEEDLKKIETEIRAIVTEAADFATNGAEPDPSELWTDITIDA; this is encoded by the coding sequence ATGGCGCGCAAGGCGACGGCCACCAAGGCCAAGACGCAGCCCAATGTCCCCCAGTTTACGCAGGAACAGGACCTCGAGGCCTTCCGCGAAATGCTGTTGATCCGGCGTTTCGAGGAAAAGGCCGGCCAGCTCTATGGCATGGGCCTGATTGGCGGTTTCTGCCACCTCTATATCGGGCAGGAAGCAGTGGTGACCGGGATCACCATGGCCTCCGAAAAAGGCAAGGACGCGCAGATCACCGGTTATCGCGACCATGGCCACATGCTGGTCATGGGCCTCGATCCCAAGGGTGTCATGGCCGAATTGACCGGACGGCAGGGTGGCCTGTCGAAAGGCAAGGGCGGCTCCATGCATATGTTCTCCAACGAGCACCGCTTCTACGGCGGCAATGGCATCGTGGGCGCGCAGGCTTCGCTCGGAACGGGCCTGGCCTTTGCCAGCAAATATACCGGAGACGGTTCGGTATCGATCACCTATTTCGGTGATGGTGCCGCCAACCAGGGCCAGGTCTATGAGAGCTTCAACATGGCCAAGCTCTGGAACCTGCCGGTCGTTTACATCATCGAGAACAACAAATACGCCATGGGCACGTCCATCGAGCGCGCGGCCGCGACCACCGACATGTCGCAGCGCGGCCTGTCGTTCAACATTCCCGGCGAACAGGTCGACGGCATGGATGTGCGCATGGTCTATGACGCTGCCAAGCGCGCCATCGAGCACGCCCGGTCCGGCAAGGGCCCCTACATCCTCGAAATGCTGACCTATCGCTATCGCGGGCACTCCATGTCCGACCCGGCCAAATATCGCAGCAAGGATGAGGTCACCAAGTACCGCCAGGAGCGCGACGCCATCGAGCAGGTGCGGGCGCGGCTTTTGGAAGGCGGCAAGGTCGACGAGGAAGACCTCAAGAAGATCGAGACGGAAATCCGCGCCATCGTGACGGAAGCCGCCGATTTCGCGACCAATGGCGCCGAGCCGGATCCCTCCGAGCTCTGGACCGACATCACCATCGACGCCTGA
- the lipA gene encoding lipoyl synthase has protein sequence MVTLIDNAARPRHPEKANRPESTVLRKPDWIRVKAPGSPIYKETQQIVRENNLVTVCEEAGCPNIGECWSKKHATMMIMGEICTRACAFCNVRTGLPTALDPHEPENVAKAVEKLGLEHVVITSVDRDDLADGGAQHFADVILAIRARNPRTTIEILTPDFLRKDGALEIVVAAKPDVFNHNLETVPSKYLKVRPGARYFHSIRLLQRVKEIDPTIFTKSGIMVGLGEERNEVLQLMDDLRSADVDFLTIGQYLQPTKKHYPLQRFVTPEEFKSFATVANAKGFLLVSSSPLTRSSHHAGEDFARLRANRMARLGH, from the coding sequence ATGGTTACGCTGATCGACAATGCGGCGCGTCCGCGCCATCCGGAAAAGGCCAACCGGCCCGAAAGCACCGTGCTGCGCAAGCCGGACTGGATTCGGGTCAAGGCGCCAGGGTCGCCGATCTACAAGGAAACCCAGCAGATCGTGCGCGAGAACAATCTCGTCACGGTTTGTGAGGAAGCCGGCTGCCCGAACATTGGGGAATGCTGGAGCAAGAAGCACGCCACCATGATGATCATGGGCGAGATCTGCACCCGCGCCTGCGCCTTCTGCAACGTGCGGACCGGCCTGCCGACCGCCCTCGATCCCCATGAACCGGAAAACGTCGCCAAGGCGGTCGAAAAGCTCGGCCTCGAGCATGTGGTGATCACCTCGGTCGACCGCGACGACCTGGCCGATGGCGGTGCCCAGCACTTTGCCGACGTCATCCTGGCCATCCGCGCCCGCAACCCCAGGACGACGATCGAAATCCTGACGCCCGACTTCCTGCGCAAGGATGGGGCTCTTGAAATTGTCGTGGCGGCCAAGCCGGACGTGTTCAACCATAATCTCGAAACCGTGCCGTCCAAATATCTCAAGGTCCGGCCGGGCGCGCGCTATTTCCACTCGATCCGACTGCTGCAGCGGGTCAAGGAGATCGATCCGACCATTTTCACCAAATCCGGCATCATGGTCGGGCTCGGCGAAGAGCGGAACGAGGTGCTGCAGCTGATGGACGACCTGCGCTCGGCCGATGTGGATTTCCTGACCATCGGCCAGTATCTGCAGCCGACCAAGAAGCATTATCCGCTGCAGCGGTTCGTGACGCCGGAGGAGTTCAAGTCCTTTGCGACGGTGGCCAACGCCAAGGGGTTTCTGCTGGTTTCGTCCAGCCCACTCACCCGCTCGTCGCACCATGCGGGCGAGGATTTCGCACGGCTCCGGGCCAACCGGATGGCCAGGCTGGGTCACTGA
- a CDS encoding Gfo/Idh/MocA family oxidoreductase — protein sequence MVKAIQIGLGHWGFSWSKDVIPKVPTVEMVGYVDTNPEATARIQDELGVDAKLCFTSLEDAAKHTDATLALCTLRTEAHYPVVKRCLELGFNVLVEKPFTTTIAQGKELVALAKAQNKLLMVSQNYRHQPAPIAAADLIEAGKFGALNMVSLDFRRHGPSQGYRYWDMPDPLLADMSIHHFDLMRMVLGDEPKRLTCRTWNPMGSPFHFDPSGAALIEFERGTMLSYRASWMNTGPVTPWAGEWVMDAAEGQIVWSSRDHFRDKAGPDRLAVRPLDGELQPVQLATVAFPDRTGTLSTIAAAVDTGVIPPRFSSGEDNLKSLALVRATILSASRNGDWVEIEEVMQ from the coding sequence ATGGTCAAGGCAATCCAGATCGGTCTGGGACACTGGGGTTTCAGCTGGTCCAAGGACGTTATCCCCAAAGTTCCCACTGTTGAAATGGTGGGCTATGTGGATACCAATCCGGAGGCCACTGCGCGCATCCAGGACGAATTGGGTGTGGACGCAAAGCTCTGCTTCACCAGCCTTGAAGACGCGGCAAAGCATACCGACGCGACGCTGGCCCTCTGCACCCTGCGGACCGAGGCACACTATCCGGTGGTCAAGCGCTGCCTTGAACTCGGCTTCAATGTGCTCGTGGAAAAACCCTTCACCACCACCATTGCCCAGGGCAAGGAACTGGTCGCGCTGGCCAAGGCGCAGAACAAGCTGCTGATGGTCAGCCAGAACTATCGTCATCAGCCGGCGCCCATCGCTGCGGCCGACCTGATTGAGGCCGGAAAATTCGGCGCCCTCAATATGGTGTCGCTCGACTTCCGGCGCCATGGGCCGAGCCAGGGCTATCGCTATTGGGATATGCCGGACCCGCTTCTGGCCGATATGTCGATCCACCATTTCGACCTGATGCGCATGGTGCTGGGCGACGAGCCCAAGCGCCTGACCTGCCGCACCTGGAATCCCATGGGCAGTCCGTTCCATTTCGACCCGTCCGGGGCGGCTCTCATCGAGTTCGAGCGTGGCACCATGCTGTCTTATCGGGCGAGCTGGATGAATACGGGCCCGGTAACGCCCTGGGCGGGCGAGTGGGTCATGGATGCGGCCGAGGGCCAGATCGTGTGGAGTTCACGCGACCATTTCCGCGACAAGGCCGGGCCGGATCGGCTGGCGGTGCGGCCCCTCGATGGCGAATTGCAGCCGGTGCAACTGGCTACGGTGGCCTTTCCGGACCGCACCGGCACGCTTTCCACCATCGCGGCGGCCGTCGACACTGGTGTCATCCCGCCACGCTTCAGCTCGGGCGAGGACAATCTCAAGTCGCTGGCCCTGGTGCGGGCGACCATACTTTCCGCATCGCGCAATGGCGACTGGGTAGAGATCGAAGAGGTCATGCAATAG
- a CDS encoding SGNH/GDSL hydrolase family protein: MKTILAYGDSLTYGADPGGGPRHAFEDRWPTTLEKGLGGQARVIAEGLGGRATAYDDWTAAADRNGARILPTLLDSHKPLDLIIIMLGTNDLKPFVAGTAAYAARGARRLIEMTRGHFAATGEAAPKIILVSPPQVVETTNEAMLSNFGGLSHLLRESQDFARHYRRHAEETGVSFFDAATVAKADPRDGVHLDPANTRAIGEGLVPLVKQVLGI, encoded by the coding sequence ATGAAAACCATCCTCGCCTATGGCGACAGCCTGACTTATGGCGCGGACCCCGGTGGTGGGCCGCGGCACGCCTTTGAGGACCGCTGGCCAACCACGCTCGAAAAAGGGCTTGGCGGGCAGGCGCGGGTGATTGCCGAGGGTCTGGGCGGCCGAGCAACTGCCTATGATGACTGGACGGCCGCTGCTGATCGCAATGGCGCCCGCATCCTGCCGACGCTACTCGACAGCCATAAGCCCCTTGACCTGATCATCATCATGCTCGGCACCAATGACCTCAAGCCGTTCGTCGCCGGCACGGCGGCCTATGCGGCCCGGGGCGCGCGGCGCCTGATCGAAATGACCCGTGGGCATTTCGCGGCGACGGGCGAAGCGGCGCCGAAGATCATCCTGGTTTCCCCGCCGCAGGTGGTCGAAACCACCAATGAGGCCATGCTGAGCAATTTCGGCGGTCTTTCGCACCTTCTGCGCGAGTCGCAGGACTTTGCCCGGCACTACCGCCGCCACGCCGAGGAAACCGGCGTGTCCTTTTTCGACGCCGCCACGGTCGCCAAGGCCGATCCGCGCGACGGCGTTCACCTCGACCCGGCCAATACCCGCGCCATAGGCGAAGGGCTGGTGCCGCTCGTCAAACAGGTTCTGGGCATTTAG
- a CDS encoding type II toxin-antitoxin system RatA family toxin has protein sequence MKRFFDRHVPHLPERMFDIVADLEDYPRFIPNCKSMDVKPDPKAQAGVDSRLARMTISFGPVTQAYTSRVTLDRQALTITAKAVDGPFAYLDSVWRFVGEGEGTRVRFEIDFKISNPLIAAVAEPAFAAKQEEIMRAFGEEADRRYGE, from the coding sequence ATGAAGCGCTTTTTCGACCGGCACGTTCCGCACCTGCCCGAACGCATGTTCGATATCGTCGCGGATCTCGAAGACTATCCGCGCTTCATTCCCAATTGCAAAAGCATGGATGTGAAGCCCGATCCAAAGGCGCAGGCCGGTGTCGACAGCCGTCTGGCGCGCATGACCATTTCGTTCGGACCGGTCACGCAGGCCTATACCAGCCGGGTCACGCTGGACCGGCAGGCGCTGACCATCACCGCCAAGGCCGTGGACGGCCCCTTTGCCTATCTTGACAGCGTCTGGCGCTTCGTCGGCGAAGGGGAGGGTACACGGGTGCGGTTCGAGATCGATTTCAAGATTTCCAACCCGCTGATCGCGGCCGTGGCGGAACCCGCCTTTGCCGCCAAGCAGGAAGAGATCATGCGCGCCTTTGGCGAGGAAGCGGATCGCCGCTACGGAGAATAG
- a CDS encoding pyruvate dehydrogenase complex E1 component subunit beta, translating to MPQILMPALSPTMEEGKLAKWLVKVGDTVKSGDVLAEIETDKATMEVESVDEGVVKEILVEEGTEGVKVNTPIALVLADGEEAGEAPPAAPAAAEEPAPSMVQAEAPAEAPASVPAAAEAPKFVAQNDPDLPADVEMVEMTVRQALNEAMAEELRRDKDVFIMGEEVAEYQGAYKITQGLLQEFGKERVIDTPITEHGFAGLAVGAAFAGLKPVVEFMTWNFAMQAIDQIINSAAKQLYMSGGQVTAPMVFRGPNGAAARVAAQHSQDYSAWYSHVPGLTVIAPYSAADAKGLLKAAIRSPNPVVFLENEILYGSTGLVPKVDDFVLPIGKARIARKGADVTIVSFSMGMRYATQATEKLVAAGVDVELIDLRTLRPMDSDTVIESVKKTGRLVTVEEGWPQGGIGSELSARVMEQAFDYLDAPVMRVTGKDVPMPYAANLEKLALPNVDEVIAAVNAVTYRS from the coding sequence ATGCCCCAAATCCTCATGCCCGCCCTGTCGCCGACCATGGAAGAGGGAAAGCTCGCCAAGTGGCTGGTCAAGGTCGGTGATACAGTCAAATCCGGCGATGTGCTGGCCGAGATCGAAACCGACAAGGCGACGATGGAAGTCGAGTCGGTCGATGAAGGCGTGGTCAAGGAAATCCTGGTCGAGGAAGGCACAGAGGGCGTGAAGGTGAATACGCCGATCGCGCTGGTGCTGGCCGATGGCGAAGAGGCCGGTGAAGCGCCGCCGGCAGCGCCCGCTGCGGCCGAAGAGCCGGCGCCCAGCATGGTCCAGGCCGAAGCTCCGGCAGAAGCCCCGGCCAGCGTGCCTGCTGCCGCCGAAGCCCCCAAGTTCGTCGCCCAGAACGATCCCGATCTGCCGGCCGATGTCGAAATGGTCGAGATGACCGTGCGCCAGGCGCTGAACGAGGCCATGGCCGAGGAGCTGCGCCGCGACAAGGACGTCTTCATCATGGGTGAGGAGGTCGCCGAATATCAGGGCGCCTACAAGATCACCCAGGGCTTGCTGCAGGAGTTTGGCAAGGAGCGCGTCATCGACACGCCCATCACCGAACATGGCTTTGCCGGTCTCGCCGTCGGCGCCGCCTTTGCCGGCCTCAAGCCGGTCGTCGAGTTCATGACCTGGAATTTCGCCATGCAGGCGATCGACCAGATCATCAATTCCGCCGCCAAACAGCTCTATATGTCCGGTGGACAGGTGACCGCGCCCATGGTGTTCCGTGGTCCCAATGGTGCGGCCGCCCGCGTCGCCGCCCAGCACAGCCAGGATTATTCGGCCTGGTACAGCCATGTTCCCGGCCTCACCGTGATCGCGCCCTATAGTGCTGCCGACGCCAAGGGGCTGCTCAAGGCCGCCATTCGCTCGCCGAACCCGGTGGTGTTCCTCGAGAACGAAATTCTCTACGGCTCGACCGGCCTTGTGCCCAAGGTCGACGATTTCGTGCTGCCCATCGGCAAGGCCCGCATTGCCCGCAAGGGCGCGGATGTCACCATCGTCTCGTTCTCGATGGGGATGCGTTACGCCACCCAGGCCACCGAAAAGCTGGTCGCGGCCGGTGTCGATGTCGAACTCATCGACCTGCGCACCCTGCGGCCGATGGACAGCGATACGGTCATCGAATCGGTCAAGAAGACCGGTCGCCTGGTCACCGTGGAAGAGGGCTGGCCGCAGGGCGGCATCGGTTCGGAGCTGTCGGCGCGCGTCATGGAACAGGCTTTCGATTATCTCGATGCGCCGGTCATGCGCGTCACCGGCAAGGATGTGCCCATGCCCTACGCCGCCAACCTCGAAAAGCTGGCGCTGCCCAACGTTGATGAAGTGATCGCGGCCGTCAACGCCGTGACCTATCGCTCGTAA